A single region of the Salicibibacter cibi genome encodes:
- the glp gene encoding molybdopterin molybdotransferase MoeA has protein sequence MVEKRKPIPVDEAVRAVMNVGGNEAKKETIPLANSYGRVLAEDLVADHDVPSFDRSPYDGFAIRAEDSAGANRNRPVHFRVIGEIGAGTVFPREVNAGEAVRIMTGAQIPNGCDAVVMLELVDEDSEEDISIKRAFSSGDNISFQGEDTEKGAKLVPKGTLVDPGVVALLATFGYVEVPVAIRPRVGIIATGSELLDVHEPLEPGKIRNSNAYMMAAQVERVGGEPVLLGKLPDDLNACVEAVSNALQEVDVLITTGGASVGDYDYVPDIIERLGGNPLFNKVAMRPGSVTTVAEINGQLFFGLSGNPSACFVGFELFVRPILCRSLFFDKPHLKRTKATLGKDYPKPNPFTRFVRATLEEDEGRFVAKPGGLDKSGSVTSIAGADVLIALPGGSRGYEAGMGVDIFLLEDHKGSEWPWDNIVASYKS, from the coding sequence ATGGTAGAAAAGCGAAAACCGATACCGGTGGATGAAGCGGTACGAGCAGTCATGAATGTCGGCGGCAATGAAGCGAAGAAAGAAACGATCCCCCTCGCGAACAGCTACGGGCGAGTATTGGCTGAAGACCTCGTAGCCGATCATGATGTGCCGTCGTTTGATCGCTCGCCTTATGACGGTTTCGCCATCCGTGCAGAGGACAGTGCGGGAGCGAACCGAAACCGTCCTGTTCATTTTCGCGTGATCGGTGAAATCGGCGCAGGGACGGTGTTTCCTCGGGAAGTGAACGCTGGGGAAGCCGTACGTATTATGACAGGCGCACAGATCCCTAACGGATGTGATGCGGTCGTGATGCTGGAGCTCGTCGATGAAGATAGCGAAGAGGACATCTCCATCAAGCGCGCGTTTTCCTCCGGCGACAACATTTCTTTTCAAGGCGAAGATACCGAAAAAGGAGCCAAGCTCGTTCCCAAGGGAACATTGGTAGACCCGGGTGTTGTCGCTTTGCTTGCCACGTTTGGATACGTGGAAGTGCCGGTGGCGATCCGCCCGCGCGTAGGGATTATAGCGACGGGGAGTGAACTGCTGGACGTTCATGAACCGTTGGAACCGGGAAAAATTCGCAATAGCAATGCCTATATGATGGCGGCTCAAGTTGAGCGTGTAGGCGGAGAACCGGTGCTCCTCGGGAAATTGCCCGATGATCTGAATGCCTGTGTTGAAGCTGTATCGAATGCGCTTCAAGAGGTGGATGTGCTAATTACAACCGGCGGCGCTTCTGTCGGGGATTATGACTATGTTCCCGACATTATCGAACGTCTCGGCGGAAACCCTTTGTTTAATAAAGTGGCGATGCGTCCGGGAAGCGTGACAACGGTGGCCGAGATAAACGGACAGCTGTTCTTTGGCCTTTCCGGAAATCCAAGTGCCTGTTTTGTCGGCTTTGAACTATTTGTTCGCCCGATTCTTTGCCGTTCTCTTTTTTTCGATAAACCGCATTTAAAAAGAACGAAGGCAACGCTTGGCAAGGATTATCCAAAACCGAATCCGTTCACCCGCTTTGTGCGGGCAACATTGGAAGAAGATGAGGGACGTTTTGTAGCGAAACCCGGTGGTCTCGATAAATCGGGGTCCGTGACCTCCATCGCCGGTGCCGATGTGCTGATCGCTCTTCCTGGGGGAAGCCGCGGATATGAGGCTGGAATGGGCGTCGATATTTTCTTGCTCGAGGATCATAAAGGAAGCGAGTGGCCATGGGACAACATTGTCGCGTCTTACAAGTCGTAG
- the mobB gene encoding molybdopterin-guanine dinucleotide biosynthesis protein B codes for MGQHCRVLQVVGYKNSGKTTLMGELVEALSVRGQHVSALKHHGHGGEPASPDSSTDSERFSQAGTITSAVEGDGVLRLSAVQNEWSLEQLLRVQAQFGPDVILVEGWKHAGCPKVVLLRGRDDWKILSQLTNVCCVLYRGEKPQTQLPSFSLDEPSHDYLHWIVSEVEDSDAIKFV; via the coding sequence ATGGGACAACATTGTCGCGTCTTACAAGTCGTAGGTTATAAAAATAGCGGGAAAACGACACTAATGGGAGAATTGGTAGAAGCTTTGTCTGTTCGGGGGCAGCACGTTTCCGCGTTGAAACATCACGGCCATGGTGGAGAACCGGCTTCCCCGGATTCTTCAACCGATAGCGAACGTTTTTCCCAAGCGGGCACCATTACTTCCGCCGTTGAAGGAGATGGCGTTTTGAGACTGTCCGCGGTGCAAAACGAATGGTCATTGGAGCAATTGTTGCGTGTGCAGGCGCAATTTGGGCCGGACGTGATCTTAGTCGAAGGTTGGAAGCATGCAGGTTGCCCCAAAGTCGTCTTGTTACGTGGCCGTGATGACTGGAAAATTTTATCTCAACTCACCAATGTTTGTTGTGTGCTGTACCGGGGAGAAAAGCCGCAAACACAACTGCCTTCTTTTTCTCTCGATGAGCCATCGCACGATTATCTGCATTGGATCGTAAGTGAGGTGGAGGATAGCGATGCAATCAAATTTGTTTAA
- a CDS encoding molybdenum cofactor biosynthesis protein MoaE: MQSNLFNLTWEPIDIQQVIDKVVDRNCGAIATFIGTVREMTADKKTLQLEYQAYEPMAVKTLAQIGEEVQRKWPGTKVAITHRLGTLGISDIAIVVAVSSPHRKPAYEANEYIMERIKDMVPIWKKEFWEDGTQWVGDQRETTSYEEENR; encoded by the coding sequence ATGCAATCAAATTTGTTTAATCTGACGTGGGAACCAATAGACATACAACAGGTAATTGATAAAGTCGTCGATCGCAATTGCGGGGCGATTGCAACGTTCATTGGAACCGTGCGGGAAATGACCGCAGACAAGAAAACGCTGCAGTTGGAATACCAAGCCTATGAACCGATGGCCGTCAAAACGCTGGCGCAAATCGGTGAAGAGGTGCAAAGGAAATGGCCCGGGACAAAGGTTGCCATTACGCATCGACTCGGTACGCTCGGCATTTCCGATATCGCGATCGTCGTAGCTGTCTCGTCCCCCCACCGAAAACCTGCCTATGAAGCGAATGAATATATAATGGAGAGAATCAAAGATATGGTTCCGATATGGAAAAAAGAATTTTGGGAAGACGGGACCCAATGGGTCGGCGATCAACGGGAAACGACGTCTTATGAGGAGGAAAATCGATGA
- the moaD gene encoding molybdopterin converting factor subunit 1: protein MIQVLLFARVQEEAGTDRLEADVAGESIRELKRWMEDRYPVSSLARTMTAVNEEFANDDEVINEGDTVAFIPPVSGG, encoded by the coding sequence ATGATACAAGTGCTTCTTTTCGCTCGTGTTCAGGAGGAAGCAGGAACGGATCGTCTCGAAGCGGATGTTGCCGGAGAATCGATCAGAGAACTGAAACGTTGGATGGAAGATCGCTATCCGGTGTCCTCACTCGCCCGCACGATGACCGCTGTGAACGAAGAATTCGCAAATGATGATGAAGTGATCAACGAAGGAGACACCGTTGCGTTTATTCCGCCCGTAAGTGGGGGATAA
- the treR gene encoding trehalose operon repressor, whose product MKRKFQDIYKQLSERIEAGTYQAGTTLPSEHQLAITYNASRETIRKALKMLSEHGYIQKVQGKGSIVLDMSRINFPFSGVTTFQELSQKLGSRTKTEVIHLKQEFGQLGEEGIVWHVHRVRHIDGERIILDKDIFSAQDVPHLTKEISEKSIYDYIENELGLTISFAHKEIVIEEPSEEDQNYLDLAENHVIVVIRSYTYLEDATLFQYTESRHRSDKFRFVDFARRVKK is encoded by the coding sequence ATGAAGAGGAAATTCCAAGACATTTATAAACAATTAAGTGAACGTATTGAAGCAGGCACTTATCAAGCGGGTACAACACTGCCTTCCGAGCATCAGTTGGCTATCACGTACAATGCCTCTCGAGAAACCATCCGTAAAGCGCTGAAAATGTTATCCGAACACGGCTATATTCAAAAAGTACAAGGGAAGGGCTCGATTGTTCTGGATATGTCGAGAATCAACTTCCCTTTTTCCGGGGTAACGACCTTTCAAGAACTTAGCCAAAAGCTGGGTTCACGCACGAAAACCGAGGTCATTCATTTGAAACAGGAATTTGGTCAACTCGGGGAAGAAGGGATAGTTTGGCATGTCCATCGTGTCCGGCACATTGACGGAGAACGTATTATCCTGGATAAAGATATCTTTTCAGCACAGGATGTTCCACACTTAACGAAGGAAATAAGCGAAAAAAGCATATACGATTATATCGAAAACGAACTGGGGCTTACGATTAGCTTTGCCCATAAGGAAATCGTGATTGAAGAACCTTCGGAAGAGGATCAAAACTATCTGGACCTTGCAGAAAATCATGTCATCGTCGTTATTAGAAGCTATACGTATTTGGAAGATGCAACACTTTTTCAATACACGGAATCTAGGCACCGATCCGATAAATTTCGATTCGTGGATTTCGCGAGGAGAGTGAAAAAATAG
- the treC gene encoding alpha,alpha-phosphotrehalase, which translates to MEEWWRRSTVYQIYPKSFNDTTGNGMGDLPGIIEKLDYLKELGVDVIWLTPIYVSPQNDHGYDISDYYAINSDYGTMEDFEQLLSETHRRGMRLIMDLVVNHTSTSHDWFKNAKTSRDARYRDFYIWKEDPNNWQSRFGGNAWEYNDATEDYYLHLFDVTQGDLNWENEELRKHIYDMMTFWFEKGIDGFRLDVINLISKDQRFLNDPSGDGRKFYTDGPRVHEYLHEMNREVLSNYDSMTVGEMSSTSIDHCIKYSNPARRELSMTFQFHHLKVDYPNGEKWALADFNFHSLKNILSEWQVRMHEGGGWNALFWCNHDQPRIVSRFGHEREYHNKSAKMLATTIHMMQGTPYIYQGEEFGMTNPKFDDISRYRDVESHNMYEKLLQNGLSEEEVLAILKEKSRDNARTPVQWNDSPHAGFTSGTPWIDVNTDYKEINAEKALSNPNSIFHHYKKLTRLRKEYGIITYGNYELLSPDDDQIFAYKRTWKKETLLVINNFYGTETTFSCPGGLLEKNATLLLSNDGDNRELRATMALAPYESLVFYFTE; encoded by the coding sequence ATGGAAGAATGGTGGAGAAGATCAACCGTTTATCAAATTTATCCAAAAAGCTTTAATGATACAACCGGGAACGGCATGGGAGATCTACCGGGGATCATCGAAAAACTCGATTACTTAAAAGAATTGGGGGTGGATGTGATATGGCTGACTCCCATTTATGTCTCCCCGCAAAATGACCACGGGTATGATATATCCGATTATTATGCCATAAACTCCGACTATGGAACGATGGAAGATTTTGAACAGCTGTTGTCCGAAACCCATCGTCGCGGGATGCGGTTAATCATGGACCTCGTCGTTAACCATACATCCACTTCACACGATTGGTTTAAAAATGCGAAAACCTCCAGGGACGCCCGTTATCGGGATTTTTATATCTGGAAAGAAGATCCGAATAATTGGCAATCAAGATTCGGCGGAAACGCCTGGGAATATAATGATGCAACAGAAGATTACTATTTACATTTGTTTGATGTTACACAGGGTGACCTTAACTGGGAAAATGAAGAACTTCGAAAACACATTTATGATATGATGACATTTTGGTTTGAAAAAGGAATCGATGGGTTCAGGCTTGATGTCATTAATCTCATTTCCAAGGATCAACGGTTTCTTAATGATCCATCCGGAGATGGACGAAAATTTTACACAGATGGCCCGCGAGTACATGAATATTTGCATGAAATGAACCGGGAAGTTTTGTCCAATTATGACAGTATGACTGTCGGGGAAATGTCGTCGACATCCATTGATCATTGTATTAAATATTCCAATCCCGCTCGCCGTGAACTTAGCATGACGTTTCAATTTCATCATTTAAAGGTCGATTATCCGAACGGGGAAAAATGGGCACTCGCCGATTTTAATTTCCACTCACTGAAAAACATTCTTTCCGAATGGCAAGTGCGCATGCATGAAGGCGGAGGTTGGAATGCGCTCTTCTGGTGTAATCATGACCAGCCGCGCATTGTGAGTCGTTTTGGCCATGAACGCGAGTATCACAATAAATCCGCCAAAATGCTGGCAACTACGATCCATATGATGCAAGGGACCCCATACATCTACCAAGGCGAAGAATTCGGCATGACAAACCCAAAGTTTGATGATATTTCCCGGTACCGAGATGTAGAATCCCACAATATGTACGAAAAACTCCTCCAAAATGGTTTAAGTGAAGAAGAGGTATTGGCGATTTTAAAAGAAAAATCCCGTGACAACGCTCGTACGCCCGTCCAATGGAATGACAGTCCCCATGCCGGGTTTACGAGTGGAACGCCATGGATCGATGTAAATACGGATTACAAAGAAATAAACGCAGAAAAGGCCCTTTCGAATCCAAACTCTATTTTTCATCACTATAAAAAATTAACTCGCTTACGTAAAGAATATGGCATCATCACTTATGGAAACTATGAACTCCTTTCTCCGGATGACGATCAAATATTCGCGTACAAACGAACTTGGAAAAAGGAAACGCTTCTCGTCATTAATAATTTTTATGGAACGGAAACAACGTTTTCCTGTCCCGGGGGATTACTTGAAAAAAATGCAACCTTACTCTTAAGCAACGATGGGGATAACCGAGAATTGAGGGCAACGATGGCGCTTGCGCCTTATGAATCGCTTGTTTTTTATTTCACGGAGTAG
- the treP gene encoding PTS system trehalose-specific EIIBC component, producing the protein MGATYRKTAEQILEKIGGEENISSATHCVTRLRMVVNDTEKVNTEELENIEAVKGSFYSNGQLQIILGNGVVDKVYKELMTITGREEQSKEETKEDAENKGKLLQRAIKVLADVFIPILPAIVTAGLLLGIDNLLTGEGIFFDEASLIDVYPQWADFADIINVIASTAFVFLPALIGWSTVKRFGGNPLLGIVMGLILVHPDLMDANAYGEAVALGESIPTWNIFGLEIQAIGYQGQVLPIFVAGIILAKLEVFLRKRIPDSIQLLLVAPIALLVTGFLAFIVIGPITFAIGNSIIDGFIWLFDTLPVFAGLLYGAVYAPLVITGMHHTFLAVDIQLTTAADGTFLWPILALSNIAQGSAAFAMYFVFKNNNLKGLSGTSGLSAWLGITEPALFGVNLRFRFPFIFAIIGSSIAGMFVTINQVLATSVGIGGVPGIFSIQIGSWGAFGIGMVIVILVPFLLTLLFARFTKPKSLHE; encoded by the coding sequence ATGGGAGCGACCTATCGTAAGACAGCAGAACAAATTTTGGAAAAGATAGGCGGGGAAGAGAACATATCCTCGGCAACACATTGCGTGACACGTCTTCGCATGGTTGTCAACGATACTGAAAAAGTCAACACGGAAGAACTCGAAAATATTGAAGCGGTTAAAGGTTCTTTTTACTCTAATGGACAACTACAAATCATTCTCGGCAATGGAGTTGTAGATAAAGTATATAAAGAATTGATGACGATCACCGGTAGAGAAGAACAATCAAAAGAGGAAACCAAAGAAGATGCCGAGAATAAAGGAAAGCTACTGCAACGGGCGATCAAAGTACTGGCAGATGTTTTTATCCCGATTCTTCCGGCAATCGTAACCGCAGGGTTATTACTTGGAATCGATAATCTTTTAACAGGGGAAGGAATCTTTTTCGATGAAGCCTCCCTCATTGATGTTTACCCACAATGGGCGGATTTCGCAGATATCATTAATGTGATCGCCAGTACGGCATTTGTATTTTTACCGGCATTGATTGGTTGGTCGACCGTGAAACGTTTTGGCGGGAATCCCCTTTTGGGAATTGTAATGGGGCTTATTTTAGTCCATCCTGATTTGATGGACGCCAATGCGTACGGGGAAGCGGTAGCGTTAGGCGAAAGCATTCCGACATGGAACATTTTTGGTCTGGAAATTCAGGCGATCGGTTATCAAGGACAAGTGTTGCCAATTTTTGTGGCGGGGATTATACTGGCAAAATTGGAAGTGTTTTTACGTAAACGAATTCCCGATTCCATTCAACTGCTGTTAGTCGCACCTATTGCCCTGCTTGTCACAGGTTTCTTGGCTTTTATTGTGATCGGGCCAATCACATTTGCCATCGGAAACTCGATTATTGACGGATTTATTTGGCTGTTTGATACGTTGCCCGTCTTTGCGGGGCTATTGTACGGAGCCGTTTATGCGCCGCTCGTGATCACCGGCATGCACCATACGTTTCTTGCGGTCGATATACAACTGACAACTGCAGCGGACGGAACATTTTTATGGCCGATTTTGGCATTGTCCAATATTGCGCAAGGTTCTGCTGCATTTGCCATGTATTTTGTTTTCAAAAACAACAATCTGAAAGGCTTATCCGGAACCTCAGGCCTATCCGCCTGGCTGGGTATTACCGAACCGGCTTTGTTCGGAGTGAATTTACGTTTTCGCTTCCCGTTCATCTTTGCCATTATTGGTTCATCCATTGCCGGGATGTTCGTTACTATTAATCAAGTTCTTGCCACTTCCGTTGGTATCGGCGGGGTACCCGGCATCTTTTCGATCCAGATTGGCAGCTGGGGAGCATTCGGCATCGGGATGGTAATCGTCATCCTCGTTCCGTTTCTTTTAACGCTACTCTTCGCCCGCTTTACAAAACCGAAAAGTTTACACGAATGA
- a CDS encoding PTS sugar transporter subunit IIA has protein sequence MFKKLFKSKSEEDTIVAPMSGKVINLEDVPDPTFSEKMMGDGIAIEPSDGKVVAPVKGKIVQIFPTKHAVGIETEQGVEILIHIGLETVSMDGDGFEGHVEENDKVKPGTPLVTFDVEKVKEKAAGTISPIIITNGQEKDQMEFSNEEEVEAGKTILFTYRRDS, from the coding sequence ATGTTCAAAAAATTATTTAAAAGTAAATCTGAAGAAGACACAATCGTCGCGCCAATGTCAGGGAAAGTTATCAACCTGGAAGACGTGCCCGATCCGACGTTTTCAGAGAAAATGATGGGCGATGGTATTGCCATTGAACCTTCAGATGGGAAGGTTGTGGCCCCGGTCAAAGGAAAAATCGTGCAAATTTTCCCGACGAAGCACGCGGTTGGAATTGAAACAGAGCAGGGCGTAGAAATTTTGATTCATATTGGATTGGAAACCGTGTCCATGGACGGCGATGGATTTGAAGGTCACGTGGAAGAAAATGATAAAGTGAAACCGGGAACGCCCCTCGTTACGTTTGATGTGGAAAAAGTAAAGGAAAAAGCAGCCGGTACAATTAGCCCTATTATTATTACGAACGGACAAGAGAAGGATCAAATGGAATTCTCGAATGAGGAAGAGGTCGAAGCAGGAAAAACAATACTTTTTACGTATCGCAGAGACTCCTGA
- a CDS encoding DUF2269 domain-containing protein produces MQGNPSYKQKTLALLETYGGMVLQWRDSSGKTDASKTPQRRFCARRLDRSSAESEAMEATSRLQLIAACCSAIPKYGRLIMTLYDWLVFIHIVSAIAGLGPGFAMTFLTRGARTMTELNHAFRLRHRLHRFVMIGGVLLLITGVWMGALQPALFQQGWYITSLVLFLVALAFGPFVLVPRSKPVKALLNKHKGDDIPASYYTLSRTLFFCEHILNSLFLIIIVLMILKPF; encoded by the coding sequence ATGCAAGGAAATCCATCCTATAAGCAAAAAACCCTTGCACTTCTGGAAACGTACGGAGGGATGGTGCTGCAATGGCGAGACTCCAGCGGAAAAACGGACGCGTCCAAGACCCCGCAGCGCCGGTTTTGCGCGAGGAGGCTTGACCGTTCGTCCGCGGAAAGCGAAGCCATGGAAGCGACATCCCGGCTTCAGCTGATAGCTGCATGTTGTTCAGCAATCCCTAAATATGGGAGGCTTATCATGACGTTGTACGATTGGCTCGTATTTATCCATATAGTTTCCGCAATCGCCGGTTTGGGTCCGGGGTTTGCCATGACTTTTTTGACGCGAGGGGCGCGAACGATGACGGAGTTAAACCATGCTTTTCGATTGCGTCATCGATTGCACCGGTTTGTTATGATTGGCGGGGTTTTGCTGCTGATTACCGGGGTATGGATGGGGGCTTTGCAACCTGCGCTTTTTCAGCAAGGTTGGTATATCACGAGTTTAGTTTTGTTTCTCGTCGCTTTAGCGTTTGGCCCGTTCGTGTTGGTGCCCCGTTCCAAACCGGTCAAAGCGTTGTTAAACAAACATAAAGGCGATGATATCCCGGCATCGTACTACACTCTTTCCCGAACGCTGTTTTTCTGTGAGCACATCCTCAATAGTCTATTTTTAATCATTATCGTACTCATGATTTTGAAGCCGTTTTAA
- a CDS encoding YbaN family protein, translating into MIKTVLTICGSLSVALGVLGIVLPLLPTTPFLLLAAACYAKSSDRLYHWLITNKHFGSYIENYRAGKGIPLKAKVTAVLVLWVSLFLTIFFVIPLASVQWLLFFIGACVTGFILKQKTLQLSEVPHRKQQTE; encoded by the coding sequence GTGATAAAGACCGTTCTAACGATATGTGGCTCTCTTTCAGTCGCTTTAGGCGTGTTGGGTATCGTGCTTCCTTTACTGCCGACGACGCCATTTCTATTATTGGCCGCGGCGTGCTATGCCAAAAGTTCGGACAGATTGTACCATTGGTTAATCACGAATAAACATTTTGGTTCCTATATTGAAAATTACCGGGCAGGAAAAGGAATTCCATTAAAAGCAAAGGTTACGGCGGTATTGGTTTTATGGGTGTCTTTATTTTTAACCATCTTTTTTGTCATTCCTTTGGCAAGCGTACAATGGCTTCTGTTTTTCATCGGAGCGTGTGTCACAGGCTTTATCCTCAAGCAAAAGACGTTGCAGTTAAGCGAAGTGCCGCACAGGAAACAACAGACCGAATGA
- the modA gene encoding molybdate ABC transporter substrate-binding protein: MKKVYIIAVASLLLGGCNSNENSGEENGEEANGEPVELSIMAAASLTDAVNEIQELYQEEENVEFLTNYGSSGQLRQQIMQGAPADLFLSASLSDMEELDSDGAVAESTDLLQNQLTLIATPDAADALNEWGDLPEADLQGIAMGEPEAVPAGSYALEALQNLDMWDSVEDNIINGSDVRQVLTYVETGNTDAGLVYQTDALTSDDIEVVDNAPEESHEPILYPIGLLTETDEEQAARDFYEFLQTEEALDIFEAYGFEGVE, from the coding sequence ATGAAGAAGGTGTACATAATTGCAGTTGCATCCCTTCTTTTAGGCGGATGTAATAGTAATGAAAATTCGGGGGAAGAAAATGGGGAAGAAGCCAACGGGGAACCTGTCGAACTTTCGATCATGGCTGCAGCCAGCCTAACCGATGCCGTAAATGAGATTCAAGAACTTTACCAAGAAGAAGAAAATGTGGAATTTCTCACTAATTACGGTTCTTCTGGGCAACTTCGTCAACAGATTATGCAGGGAGCCCCGGCTGATCTATTCTTATCTGCATCTCTTTCAGATATGGAAGAACTGGATAGTGATGGCGCTGTGGCAGAATCCACCGACCTGCTTCAAAACCAATTAACACTAATTGCTACGCCGGATGCCGCTGATGCATTAAATGAATGGGGTGATCTTCCGGAGGCAGATCTGCAAGGAATTGCTATGGGAGAGCCTGAAGCTGTCCCAGCAGGAAGCTACGCGCTTGAAGCACTGCAAAACTTGGACATGTGGGATAGCGTCGAAGATAACATTATTAATGGGTCGGATGTTCGGCAAGTGCTGACATACGTGGAAACTGGCAATACGGATGCCGGACTGGTTTACCAGACGGATGCGTTAACATCTGACGATATTGAAGTTGTTGACAACGCACCGGAGGAATCCCACGAGCCCATTCTATATCCTATCGGCCTGTTGACGGAAACTGATGAAGAGCAGGCAGCCCGGGATTTTTATGAATTTCTCCAAACAGAGGAAGCCTTGGATATTTTCGAAGCGTATGGCTTCGAGGGAGTCGAGTAA
- the modB gene encoding molybdate ABC transporter permease subunit: protein MGEAFWNPVFVSLRVVVVASILSFLLALIVAWFLKKRRFKGKVFVETFLMLPLVLPPTVIGFGLLVIFGRNSWIGSWFEQLFGQPIVFTYLAAVIAASIVAFPLVFQMLVNGFEAVDEELEAAARQMGAGECKVFIYVTLPLAWRSVISGYMLGFARALGEFGATLMFAGSIFGVTQTMPTSIYIAVESGNTEMAYYWVISIVIFAFALLAVVQRMKKVD, encoded by the coding sequence ATGGGGGAAGCTTTTTGGAATCCAGTTTTTGTCTCCCTGCGTGTTGTGGTTGTCGCAAGTATCCTTTCTTTTCTTTTAGCGCTTATTGTCGCATGGTTTCTGAAAAAAAGACGCTTTAAAGGCAAAGTTTTTGTTGAAACGTTTCTGATGCTTCCACTCGTTTTACCGCCCACAGTCATTGGGTTCGGACTTTTGGTGATATTCGGACGAAACAGCTGGATTGGCAGCTGGTTTGAGCAATTGTTCGGTCAGCCGATTGTTTTTACATACTTGGCTGCAGTGATTGCGGCATCAATTGTGGCATTTCCATTAGTTTTTCAAATGCTCGTGAATGGATTTGAAGCAGTGGATGAAGAATTAGAAGCCGCTGCCCGGCAAATGGGTGCGGGTGAATGTAAAGTTTTCATATATGTGACACTTCCTCTTGCCTGGCGTTCAGTCATTTCCGGATACATGTTAGGTTTTGCCCGCGCTCTTGGTGAATTTGGAGCCACGTTAATGTTTGCCGGCAGCATCTTTGGGGTCACGCAGACAATGCCAACGAGCATTTATATTGCAGTTGAATCGGGGAATACCGAAATGGCGTATTACTGGGTCATTTCTATTGTTATATTTGCTTTTGCACTACTGGCAGTTGTTCAGAGAATGAAAAAAGTTGATTGA
- a CDS encoding ABC transporter ATP-binding protein, with the protein MAELKFDHIYKRFAENVAAVTDFNLDISDEEFIVFVGPSGCGKSTTLRMIAGLEEITEGSLYIDGDYVNDTPPKNRDIAMVFQNYALYPHMDVFDNIAFGLKLRKFKKEDIKARVKNASHILGLDDYLQRKPKALSGGQRQRVALGRAIVRNPKAFLMDEPLSNLDAKLRVQMRSEIIKLHHRLKTTTIYVTHDQTEAMTMASRIVVMKDGYIQQIGKPRQVYLYPENTFVGGFIGSPSMNFLEGTIRNQHFWFNEHVPLKIPEKRFHDLRQYDGKTITLGIRPEDLHEEQAFLDKMQKSKVNVMIDIAEITGSEAVLYTNIGNQEIRAVVNPWRNISQGDQLELGFDMRKAHFFNPDTGVRIKLAN; encoded by the coding sequence TTGGCGGAATTAAAATTCGATCATATATACAAACGGTTTGCAGAAAATGTGGCTGCGGTGACTGATTTTAATCTCGATATCTCGGATGAAGAATTTATCGTTTTTGTTGGTCCGTCTGGGTGTGGAAAATCGACAACGCTTCGCATGATTGCGGGTCTTGAAGAGATAACAGAAGGCTCTTTATATATCGATGGTGATTATGTTAATGATACTCCCCCTAAAAACCGCGACATCGCCATGGTTTTTCAAAATTACGCTCTGTATCCACATATGGATGTTTTTGATAACATCGCTTTTGGATTGAAATTACGTAAATTCAAAAAAGAAGACATTAAAGCACGTGTGAAAAATGCAAGTCATATTCTTGGTCTGGATGACTACTTACAACGAAAACCAAAAGCACTTTCAGGCGGGCAGCGCCAAAGGGTAGCATTGGGCCGTGCAATAGTACGTAATCCAAAAGCATTTTTAATGGATGAGCCGTTATCAAATTTGGATGCAAAACTGAGGGTGCAAATGCGATCTGAAATTATTAAACTTCACCACCGTTTAAAAACAACGACCATTTATGTCACTCATGATCAAACGGAAGCTATGACGATGGCTTCACGTATCGTCGTTATGAAGGATGGGTATATTCAGCAAATCGGTAAACCCAGGCAAGTTTATCTTTACCCGGAAAACACCTTTGTGGGAGGTTTTATTGGATCGCCTTCAATGAACTTTTTAGAAGGAACGATCCGAAATCAGCATTTTTGGTTTAATGAGCATGTACCTTTGAAAATTCCGGAAAAACGATTCCACGACTTAAGGCAATATGACGGCAAAACGATTACTTTAGGGATTCGCCCTGAAGACTTGCATGAGGAACAAGCATTCTTAGACAAGATGCAAAAATCAAAAGTGAATGTAATGATTGATATTGCAGAAATCACTGGTTCTGAGGCTGTTCTTTATACAAACATTGGCAATCAAGAAATTAGGGCAGTCGTAAATCCATGGAGAAATATTAGTCAGGGTGATCAACTAGAACTCGGATTTGATATGAGAAAGGCTCATTTTTTCAATCCGGATACCGGGGTACGGATTAAGCTCGCCAATTAA